The stretch of DNA TTTTGGCAAAAGCATTCGGCTGCAAACAGCAGCGAAAAAGAAGCGCGTTTTGAGGTTGAGCAAGTTGAGATTGCCGCGCGCTGGCTGCAACAGAATCGTCATTGGATCAGCCGCATCGATCCGGACGATTGTGCAGATGTGCAGGACGCCGAAAAGAAAATAGCGGCGTTGCTGCGCGCACCGGAAATTTTCGAATCGAGTGTCAGGCTTTTATCGCCCGTTGTTCCTGAGAAGGGGTAGCGTGAGAGGCATGGATAGAAGCACGCCGCAAGCGTGTTCGGCACACGATGATTCAGGGACGAGGAGAATTTGAGCGTGACTGATAGCGCAAACCTAACACTGCCGGCAACGCCGCCGAAGAAAATTATTACCATCGATGATGAAGCGCCGATTCGCAACCTCATCCGGCATTCTTTGCGCCGCGAGCGTTATGAGATTGTCGAAGCCGGCAATGGCCGCGAAGGCCTGGAGATCATCCGCCGGGAATTGCCGGATTTGATCGTAATGGATGTGGTGATGCCGGAGATGAACGGCCTGGATACCCTCAAAGCCATTCGCGCCGACGCAACCATTGCTCATATTCCAGTGTTGCTGTTGACCGGCATACGCGACTCCGAGAAAATCGAAGCAGCGTTGCAACTGCCACCTACGGAATTTCTGGCCAAGCCTTTTTTGATCGACGTGTTGAAGGAGCGTGTGCGCAAAATGATGTTCG from Cytophagia bacterium CHB2 encodes:
- a CDS encoding response regulator produces the protein MSVTDSANLTLPATPPKKIITIDDEAPIRNLIRHSLRRERYEIVEAGNGREGLEIIRRELPDLIVMDVVMPEMNGLDTLKAIRADATIAHIPVLLLTGIRDSEKIEAALQLPPTEFLAKPFLIDVLKERVRKMMFVANGDSHGVKAGN